Part of the Pieris brassicae chromosome 5, ilPieBrab1.1, whole genome shotgun sequence genome is shown below.
ataatgtaaatttaaccTGCCTAAGTTTtggttaaaaacatattaagctTTGCATGAAGCAACTGCCAAAGTCTACTATGTCATTAAGGTACTTATTAGTACCATGTGATGGTCCATAATATGGGTGATGCTCTAGGTCGCGTTCCCGCTCCGTGTCACCACGTCGCTATCGCTCAACCCGCTACTCACGCTCTCGCTCCCGGTCATATTCACGAGGCCGGTCCCACTCTCACAGCCCTATGTCATCCAGGCGCAGGCATACTGGTGACCGGGTGAGTCTGGTTAGTACTTTGAATAGATTCCGGACGTTTCTTCTTTGCTCACTAAAATGGATGCTTGCTTCCTATTTGTATTGTTGCCATAGCAACAATATTTCTTAACAGTAaattttggtaaataaaattaaattacataaaattataagaaaatttcatacaaaatagcAAAAGGAACATATTTTTGACAATACTGGTTTGGTAACACAATATAGGAAGAATGAGCCGTAACCATGTGTTagtaaagttattaaatttttaatagctTTTTGACAATGGAATCCATTGCTGAGCAATGAAAAAACGTCCTTGAAggtttaaaatagaaatgtatttgaaataattttttatatgtatgtacttgTAACATTTTAGATTAATTGTGATATATCTAGTTGGTTATATAGTACAAATTACTGAgtagaaatgtaaaattgtattttagaatTGTGTTCTAACCTTACTTTCTTTTATCCCAGATAGTCGAGATTAAGAAGAACTGGTTGTGGGAACAGCCTGATGTTTCAGATGCCTTGATTTTCGTATAAATTTTGAATGTGTTCTGCATAGTGGTATTATTTTTCTGAGTAGTTAAGCTCAGTAAAACTAGTCTCAAGTCTCATCCTAGTGTTGGGGAATGTATAAAACTGGTTTGATAGTTCTTCCAATTTTCTATATCTTTGTAAAGCAtcagctttttaaatttttgtctgAAACtcaaaaatttttttacacatgCATTTAGAAGAAAACAGTACagattttatacttttatgcAACTTATTTAAGTGCCTAAAGGCTATATTAGTGGTGATTTCTTTTACAAAACAGAAACTACACAGgctaatatgttttaaagacACGAGTCTAGCCTGTGTTATATCCATACCACAATTTTTAGGGCTTGATGTTTTCAGGAGAACCCAACACCTTCCCGTTGTCTGGGTGTGTTTGGGCTAAGTTTGTACACCACCGAACAACAAATTCACCACATTTTCTCCAAATTTGGGAATGTTGATAAAGTTCAAGTAGTTATTGATGCAAAGGTATGTACATtgtatattaactaaatatccttttttaatttatgtataaaataaaaaaatttaataggaAATAATAGACAAGTTCATAAATTTGATCTTCTTGTCAttgattaaaagtttataatgtatgtaaattacaTTCAAATTATGGTATAATATGTAAGATTTCATTTATGACCTTTGGTGGTAACAACTATTTAGCTATTGGGCCTGTAAATCTTCTAGTTCCTTaactaaaaagtatattatagCTACTTAATGCCGAGATCAGGTATAGCAAATTTTATGTACCAAATTCCTTTAAATATCATGTAGATATTGCACCTAGACTTGCCACCAAAAACATAGCTTTCATATAAAtcacattttgtttattgataTTGGCTGAGTAGGTATGTGTGTAAAAACTGTGTTTTTATTCAGAATATGTCTCTTTATGTCTTTACCATTGTAACAACCTCCGGATATAAcaaggaaatataaatataataatataaagtgtcTTAATCCTATCTTTTTAGACTGGCCGTTCCCGTGGATTCTGCTTTGTATATTTTGAGTCGCAAGAGGATGCTAAGGTGGCAAAGAATGAGTGCACTGGGATGGAAATAGATGGCCGACGGATTAGGGTTGATTTCTCAATCACACAAAGAGCACATACTCCTACACCGGGGATATATATGGGCAAGCCTACAcagtaagtaattaatataagtaaaaatagattaaatgAATACTGTTGTTACAATAGagtgattttgttttatatgaatattatggGTAATATGTACAGGAAATTGAACTGATGAGCAATTTTAGTTAACTTTTGTGTTCTTTCGTGTTTTTCTAAGTCTGCGTATGtactgaatttaaataaaatattcattacgcAAGAAGTGaaccatttaaaa
Proteins encoded:
- the LOC123710255 gene encoding transformer-2 protein homolog alpha isoform X1, coding for MMSDRERSRSRTRNGSREPVPKPPAMSRHSRSRSRTPPPPKSSSRKYRSPSRSRSVSPRRYRSTRYSRSRSRSYSRGRSHSHSPMSSRRRHTGDRVSLENPTPSRCLGVFGLSLYTTEQQIHHIFSKFGNVDKVQVVIDAKTGRSRGFCFVYFESQEDAKVAKNECTGMEIDGRRIRVDFSITQRAHTPTPGIYMGKPTHLNRGDNGYERRRDRDDYYYRGGGGGGGGGGGGGGGYRERDYYARGYRHRSPSPHYRRSRRYERERSYSPRIETRSKG
- the LOC123710255 gene encoding transformer-2 protein homolog alpha isoform X2, which gives rise to MMSDRERSRSRTRNGSREPVPKPPAMSRHSRSRSRTPPPPKSSSRKYRSPSRSRSVSPRRYRSTRYSRSRSRSYSRGRSHSHSPMSSRRRHTGDRVSLNPTPSRCLGVFGLSLYTTEQQIHHIFSKFGNVDKVQVVIDAKTGRSRGFCFVYFESQEDAKVAKNECTGMEIDGRRIRVDFSITQRAHTPTPGIYMGKPTHLNRGDNGYERRRDRDDYYYRGGGGGGGGGGGGGGGYRERDYYARGYRHRSPSPHYRRSRRYERERSYSPRIETRSKG
- the LOC123710255 gene encoding transformer-2 protein homolog alpha isoform X3, whose protein sequence is MMSDRERSRSRTRNGSREPVPKPPAMSRHSRSRSRTPPPPKSSSRKYRSPSRSRSVSPRRYRSTRYSRSRSRSYSRGRSHSHSPMSSRRRHTGDRVSLENPTPSRCLGVFGLSLYTTEQQIHHIFSKFGNVDKVQVVIDAKTGRSRGFCFVYFESQEDAKVAKNECTGMEIDGRRIRVDFSITQRAHTPTPGIYMGKPTHLNRGDNGYERRRDRDDYYYRGGGGGGGGGGGGGGGYRERDYYARGYRHRSPSPHYRRSRRYERERSYSPRRY